Genomic segment of Panicum virgatum strain AP13 chromosome 2K, P.virgatum_v5, whole genome shotgun sequence:
ATCACCACTAAGAAATCCCAAAGACGAAGACTACGCATGTGTAGCGAGGAACCCAGTCGCAATAGTTGGTGCCATTGAAAAGCACCGGACATTGTGTAATCTGCACACAACCGGATGGTGGAACGGAAGGAGACGCCATCCCAAACAGCAACAGTCGACGGCGAGAGCACAAAGGAAAAGCAGCGGGCGACGGCGAGAGCGCTAAAGAAAAGCGGCAGTGGCagcagctttttttttttgacctgCACTGCTAGTACTCGGCAGCCAAGCTGTGTGTTGCAAAACAAAGCAACGCAACGCACGAACAGGAGCAAAGAAACAGAGCACACAAAGCAgcagcagtttttttttcttctttttattttaCAAATCAATCTGCTACTCTGGTTTCTCCCTGATCTCTACCAAGAAGAGCTATGCTTCCACACAGGATGGCAGCAAATCGACAGTACGATGGCGGTGGCATGCAGATGTGGAACGGGCGAGCCGGCAGTGATGCAAAACCTGCTGCTGGTAGTCCTCAAGACGAGGACAGAAGAGGCAGCAGACGGGAGAGACGAGCTGCAGGTTGCCGTCGGCAATGAGCTGGTGATGACAGAacaaggcagcagcagcaaaaacAAGTCGCCAGCAGCAAAATTGGATGGAACTGTGTTGCCAAGATCAAATTGATAGGGGAAAATCAATCCAATCGGTGGAAAAGGCAACTATGGTGGCTGGGCAGCACACAAGTGCAACGTGCTTTGCTTTTGGAATAGGAACAACTAGGGGAGATCAAGATGAAACCTAACCCTAGTTTGGTTGTGATACCATGTTATGAATAGCACTTGTATTCAATATGAGGGCTCTAGGCCCGAATACATACATGTACAGGCATTAAAAAATATGCGCAAAACCCCTTATACAATGGGGAAACTACAAAGGGTACATATACATCTAACAGCCATAAAGCCTATTTATGAATTTCTAATATTTTTCAatatttaatttatcatgtatggAAGGTGATACATCAAATTTGTAAATTTATGCGCTAGCTTGATGCGGGACTGGTGCAAAATACATGGATGCTTCAAATTTAGTATGTCTGGGTACAAAGACGTCAAAATTCTATCAGTTCATAAAAAGTTGGGAGAAAATGCACATCTCTGAATGCAGTATCTGGAAAGAAAAATGTGCGCCAAGACAGAATACACTATTTGCCCGTTTTACATATAATGTTGTAGTACACTGTACATATCAGAAGTTAATCATTGAACCAATAATTAACATAAAACTTTGCACAGAAGCAATAAAGGAAAGAAGAATGCTCCGTAAACCTACATAAGCATACCTCAAGTAATCAAAATTCTTCTTTGGCAACCCAGCATTTGTAAGAGAGAGTAACACTAGAAGGCGAAGCACATTTTCAATAGGTTCCTGTTTATGTATCATCTCCTCGATGTACTCAAAGCATCTGGGGATGAAATTAACTTAGCCCATATACTAACATAATTTGGGAGGAAGCAAAAAGACATATGGTGGTTAATCATGATAGAAAACATGCAGTCAAACTTCATATAACATTTTGGGTGGATTTTGTACCAGTATGGAAGTAAAAGAATATCAATATAAATGCAATTCAAAACACAAGTTCAACTTTGTGAAAGCTCAAGAGAACTAATTTTTACTCATTCACTAAACTCCGTTCACGTCAATAGAAACAAGCATACCAAAAGTGATTCTTTACAAAAATGATTAAACCTAACGATAAATTAAATAGGAACAATGAATGAACtgcaagaaaaaagaaacaaaagaaagctAAAGAGCAGTGGAAATGAAATGACACGAAGCTCAGCTGTGCATTCAAAGAATAAAAGAGGGAGTAGTGCAAAGATAAACTCACATTTCAAAGTTCTGAATCTCCAATATTGTTTGTTCTATGTCTAGTCGGGCATGGAATGAGGGTTTTCCTGTGAAGGATTGCAAGTGTTGCGCCAAATGAACATGCCTCTAAACCATTACATGCAATACGTTAGTAAAACAACAAAAAAGATAGAATGCAGCCATTCAATCAACTCACAGCTATCTCCGGCAGTGAGTGCAACCTCCTCACAAAATCCTTGAGCTCAGAAACAGACTGGGTCTATGAAAACGAaaatattaataaattaatttcCTTTTCCACATTGTACTAGCAAAAAAGGTAATTTGCTGTAGAAATAAACAGACATGTAGACAAACATACTTATTACTGAAAGCAAGAAATCCACTAGAAAGTAGTAGGCTACTCATGCTAAGAGTTCAACCAAAGCATGTCCACACTTAAGACTAAAACATTTGGTACTATTTATCCAAGCAATAATACCTAGATCACCAACGATGGAGAAAAAAAACATTGAATAAGACAATTTTATTTAATTCAAGATAATCTGATGATTATAAAATTTGAATGACATTTTTAACATTTTTTTATGATCTTGTGAATATCAAATCAGTTCAATTTATGTCACTCCTCAACAGAAGGTAAATGCTATATGTCCATGTTATCATAATAACAGTAAGAAATCAAACAGACTGAAAAGTGACCATGTCTAATATTTGTTTCAGGAACAGGATTTTATCCACTATTATTGTGCTGGATCTAAATACAGGCACAGATGCAAATGGCAGGGCATTCATACTTGACAGGCAGTTTGTGAGGTTCATCCTCCTTGATTCAAGTCTGGAGTGAAGAGAGGCCGATTATACACTTATTTCTCATTGTGTCCTAATAGAAATAACTATGGTCCATTATAGAGGCTTTCTATGAAGAACTCAATCTTATTATCTATAAAGGAAAGTATAACTtgataaacaagcaaaatacTCAATCCATATATAGGCGAACAACATTTCAACCTTTATATAACAAGGGACTTCTGATTCTAACAGTAAATGGTCTCAAAAATAAACTTGTATAAGCAAATCATCTGATAAAAGAATTAGGACAATTTAATTCTTACATTGGTCGATTTCACTTCCGCATAATCTTGCTGAATAGATGTTGCTTTTTGACGTAAAACCTGTAGACAGTATAATTTATGATAATTTAAAGTTGGTAGAATTGATGGTAGCTATAATAACAAACTGGAATTATCTTATAAAAAACAAACTGGAATTAGACACATTTATAAGCTATGACAACAGCAGGTATAACCAAAACCACAGAAGAATTACCACAAGGCTCGTTCATATGAAATAAACAAGAATTGAAGTCAGTTGAGTGAACCTGAACTACAACTTCAAAATTCAGGTCTCGAATCTCCTTGTACAACTTATCACTGAAAATGAAAAGAATGACAATATAAATTCATAGGTCCACAAAAATATCATGTAAGCCTATGTACAATAAGACAATTGCACACATATATTTGCACTATATACAGTCACAAATAAGTACCAGCCTCTATCCAATATATTTGTAAATTATTAAATGGTAATGTTAGGATATATTTTTTGAGAAAGGTAACCAGTATAATTCCACAGCCAATCTAGATACTCATGACCGTAAAGTCATCAAACATTACTAAAAAAATCCATCAGTAGCAAATACCTAAATTTCTACATCCAATGTTTTGAAATGTGAAAAACGAATCGTAAGTATCTTGATTAGGACAACGAGGTTAATAGGGGAAAgtgtattcaaaaataatttaaaaaatagCAACAATGCTTCCTTACATACAAAGTATTCATAGGCACAAAGCAAGTTTACAATTTAGTAATATGTGCTCTCTCCAATCACAAATATAAGACATTTATGACATATAAAAAGGTTTGACTTGGGACAAACATAAACGAAACATTTGTGCTAAAGGGGTATTTAAAAATACAAAGAGCAAATTAATCATCGCTAATAGAGACAGTGATATTTACCTCGAATTCAGTGGAACCTTAACCTTTTTCCCATCTTGTTGAGTTCCCATTATGCTCGCATCAACTTCTACTGAACCATTATTAATTTGGAGCATCTGTAGAATATTACACGATCATAGAATTCATTTCAAACAACTCGAGATTCTATATCCCACTAGCTATGCAGCATTAGGATGGTAGATAATCTTTTCTTACAAAATGCATGATAGATCATCTGTATATATTGATTGCACTTTGTTAAGCAAAAAACAAATGTCTCGGACCTACCATCAATTAAGCAATGATTAGTTATTGTTGTTTTCAGAGCCATACGGAACAAAACAGACAAAAAGAAGACAACCCCACATAGCGAAAATCCTAGGCAATACTACCCTGCTGGCTGCAGCATAGAAAACAGGTAAACATGCAGCTGTATATGCTTTTCTATATAAACTAAGATTCCTAACATTCCTAGATCATCATGTGCAATCTAGCAGCAGGTCTGTTGGCCAATTATTAAACCTGAAATCATGGCGGCAGTTTCAGCAGTTTGGAGTCGGAAATTCTGCAATTTTGAACTGCTTAATTCTGCCTATATTACTCTCCTTCCGAAAAAGGATGATGCTGCAAGCATTAAAGATTACAGACCAATCAGTCTGGTTCACTCTTTCGCAAAGCTCATCACTAAGCTCCTAGCTGTTAGACTATATGAGtcaagggtagtttagtcttttcctattgtctagggtttgggtgctcaTGTACTATATATATCCCCATTTGGGGCTGGTTAATCTATCCTATATTTCAGCCTGCATTCTTAATCGTAACATGGAATCAGAGCTCCAGGTTGTGTAgatccggcgccgccacccTTCGTCATCCCGCTGCGCTGCCCCTGGGAGCTTCGTCTTGCTCCTGGGGGCGGCATCTTCCTCCAGCCCCAAACCcatttctctgttttttttagTAGTTGAGTCGCAGCAGCTGCTGTCCACCTGTCGCGGAGAAGTCGCCGTCCATCCTCAACCTCCGGCTGCCGCCGGACCTCGATTCGTCATCCCCAGGCGCAAATCGAGCGCCGCCGGGCCTTGATTTGACTTTCCCGGCCGCAGATCGAGGGTGCCCAGTCGTCGCCGGCCCTCCCCCGCGGcatagcaacagcagcagcagcacatctTCCCGCGGAGCCGTCCGTCCGCTCCTCTGCTCCGCATCGTCGTCAGCCCGTCGCGCGGATCCGGCCGTCTTCATCCTCACGGTCGGCACAACCCGTCGCTGCCGCCGTCCGTCGTCCACTCGGCCCTTCGCGGCCGTTCTTGCGCGGCCCGTAGCGTCGCAGCCGCCCATCGCGGCCTGTCGTggcctcctctgctgctgctcgtcGGCCGTCGCGGCCTCAGTCGTGGAGccatccgcgccgcccgcgcgcgttcGTCCGGCCGTCCGCTCCATCCGTGCCATCCCTGCTCGTCCGCTCTGTCCGCGAGAGGGGGAGCTGCACGTCGCAGCTCGTCTTCCTCTCCCCGTTGCGGCTCGTCCCGGCGTGGATCCGCGACGCCGCTGCAGGCCGCCCGCCCGTCGCGAATCAGCTCGTTGCGGCCATCTCCTGCCGCCCGTGGCAACAGCACGTCCTCTGCTGTGTCCGCCCGTCGCGGCTGCCCGCCCATCTCTTGCGTGCTGCATCTTCGTGCTGGCTGTCTCTTGTGTGCTGCTGCTCCCCGCCTGGGTCTTCTTCCTTGCCTCCCGTTGGGGCTTTTGCAGTGTGGACAGGGGGTGTTTGTGCGGCTCTGTGCTGCACGCCTCTGTTTTGCATCACCTTGTATTCTTGTGTTGGCCAATTGCTTCTAGTTCATCTCCATATTTTGTTCTGCTGCTGCCATATCGCTGTTGCTTGCTGCTACCTGCTAGTATCTGCTATATTAGAGTCTTTTGTCTCATGTCCAGCTAGCATCTCCGTCGTCCCAATTCCAGTGTGTCCACCAATGCTAGTGTCTATCCAAGTCCAATTGCATACATCCAGTTCGTCAATGCCGTGCGAGTCCACAAATTCATTGTCAGATCAGTCAATCTTTTTTTTATGGTTAGCTGAGTCCCGTCGATTTAGCTAATCTCGTCATCATCATTGTGGTGCGTCAATGCCCTCTTGGTCCCTTTCAGAGCCGTTTTGCTCCACGTCATGATCAATGGCCGTCTATTTGTCGTCATCACATTCCTATCTCACCACTTGCCGTCTTGCAGTGGTGCTTTCTATCTTTGGCTGGTTTGACACATCTCACTATTCTTGTCAAGTTCAAAGTCTCCAAAGCAAGATTCATGTTTGAAGAGTCGACGTACTGGTTTGTGAAGACTTGTGGTATTTGCTGAAGTACGGTTGTGAAGGCAATAcccttcttgtggaggagcattttctacatcgacaagttcaagagTTGCACGCTTTGATGACATCTTTGATTTCGGACTTTGGATGTATCAATTTCATGTTTATGTTTGAATCTAGTGCTTAAGTTTAGTCTAGTGCTTAGTATCAACTCTCCAAATGCAACGACATTGCATTCACATTGCATTTGAGAGGGGGTGTTAGAGTATATGAGtcaagggtagtttagtcttttcctattgtctagggtttgggtgctcaTGTACTATATATATCCCCATTTGGGGCTGGTTAATCTATCCTATATTTCAACCTCCATTCTTAATCGTAACACTAGCAAATAggctggcggtggcggggcgCCTAGACCAATTGGTATCACCAAATCAGAGTGCCACGCAGGGGGCCCATGACGAGCGAACGACGGGAAATGGCTACGACGAGCAGCAGACAGGCGACCGATGGCTGCGCAACAGGCGGATCCGCGTCGACAGAGGCCGCCACGACAGGTGGTGCGCAGACGCGCGTGAGGACGGGCGGACGCGTAGGCGGCCACGGGCAGAGGCGCGACCAGCGCAATAGGGCCGCAATGGACGGAGGGGCCAACTCGATGACGGACGGGTGGATAGCGACGACGACGAATCAACGCCGAGACGAGCTGCTACGGGCGGCGGAGAGGATGACGGTGGAGGATCCATGACGAGCAGGTGTTGCTACTCCCCTCCTGCGAGCAGATCGACGATGGATGGAGACAAGATCTTGTTGCTACTGCTACGACGCAACTAAAAGAAGAAATGGGTTTGGGGCTAGAGATGCCGCCCCCAGGAACAAGATCGATGCTCCCAAGGCAGTACTGCGGAAGACGACGGGTCCACATGATCTGAGATTTCATTTCAAtcttggctctgataccatgttAGGAATGAATGGAAGCAGAAATGTTGGATTGTATTGACCAGCCCCAAGGGCAATATATAGTACATGaggcaccccaaaccctagaatagATAATTACAATAGTACCCTTGACTATTATGACTGTTATACCCTTTAACAAGTCAGTGTTCAACTTAATAGTCAGATGAAGTCTGCCGGAGACAAAACAACTAATTTAACGGCTAAAAGTTTTAGATGATCTTTGGTGACTTTGACCGTACTCAACAAAATCATTATTGTTCAATCTTATCATACACGCAAAAAAATTAACAGGGCAAACTTAGAAAGATAGATGCAcaatcaaatttttttcttgcttCGAGCAAGTTACTGGTAAGAGAAAGGAAATTATAGAATATTTCCTGTTGGTTCCATCGTTAGATAAATCGATGTTAGTGTCGTGCAGATAGGAGTGGTAAGGATGATGATGGCCCTAATGCCCTTTCAGTATCCAAATCAGCCATTAATTATTTTTAGCTCACAAACATGTAAAAAATTAGCACTTTCTGCCGCTGGCTCTCTGCAACTGCTATCCCTCGGCGGCCGCAGCTCCCTCTTCCGGCACACTCCCTCCCAGTCGTAGCTccctccctgccgccgccagcAGCTCTCTGCCGCCACGCCTTCCTACTCGCTGCCGCCACGCACACACGAGCGCACCAGGAGGAGCGCAAGCACCACCAGTTGTGGCGCCGTGCGGGACACTGACGAGTGGAAGACGGACTCCCTGCACACACGCCGCCGCGGTCGCCACTTGCGGAGTGCCCTCCGCTGGGGCAGGTGGTAGTGGCGTCGAGGAGCCCCACGTTGCACGCCAGGGTGAGCAAATCTGGCGCGGGCGTCGATTTCTTCTCCCCCAAGGGCCTCCCGCCCGTGCGGACCACGAGGATACACCACTCGGGCCTGTTCAGCCACCACTCTGCGCTCCTCCCAGCGGCGGACTCCGACGGGTGGGAGGATGGCAGGAGGACTGCTACAGCGGCAACTTCTCCGAGACGGCCAACGAGGCGTGCTCTAGTGACTCCAGCAGAAGGAAAAAAGAatatgacatgtgggtcccgcAAACCTAGGGCAACGATGGCAATACACCCTGAAAACCATGCTTTTTTGGAGTTGAGAACACCCTCGTAGCCAAACACCACATCCAGACAGCTCCAACTccacctagagctatctccacCTGAAGTTTTGGAGTGGAGCTGCTCCAGGCACAGTTGGAGCcatgccaaacaggcccttagtATTTCACACAAACAGATCATATTCTCATTATCTAATGATCTATGCCACGATGAAAAGCTTTTGTCTACCTCATCCAGCAAGCCTTCATATGTCAACTGAGAGCACATTGGTGTCACCATGTCCACCTGAATGGAAACAAAATTAGAACAGATAAGAAAACTATGATACATCAAACAAGTATCACACATAAAATCACTATACAAAAGGTATCACTTGATGACTTAAAAGAGAAACATAGCACAAAAATAGGAGAAATCAAGAAGCACAAAATGAATGTTTTATGAAATGTAAATCGCAGTATCAAATAGAATATAATAGAAAATTTACCTCTCTATCTAACAGGATAACGGTGTTTATCTCCGGAATTCCCATCTAAGAATCAACAAACAATAAAAACGGAACTAATTAGGTTCAAATAACTTCAGAAATCTGACTCATAAAAGGAAAACATTAGTTGATGTTACATCATCCATGTTGACCGGATCCTCTAGTTGCATATTATTCAACAACTCTGCAGCTTTGGTAGATGCCACACCCTTAGCCCTAACATTTGGGATAACTCCAAAGGCAAACTGGCAAAAAGATGGAATAATAAGCATGAGTGTATAACTTCAAGAATCTTGTGATGTGCAGATTTCTAAAATTGGTAAATACTCCGCACTCTACAGTTCAGTAGCAGATAACAAGTTAGCATGTCCCTATGTGCCTCAGACACAAATCTTGCACATAATATATAAATTTCAAATATACAAATGGAGGAATAAGTACCTCTAGTTTATGAATTGCTTTTGCAACATGCCAGATAGAGCTTGTATCTCCCTCAATTAGACATTCCTAAAGAATCATAGGAGCTCAAGTGACACTCAGGATATCGAAACACAAATGCTAGATGATATGCATCAGTACCTGCAAAGCATGGTCAAGTTCAAAAGAAAGGACATCATCATCCAATGGAACAAGATACAAGGGGTATTCTCCGAGCGTCAGTTTCTGATGAACTTTCTCTTCCTCCAGGATCTGCAGGCACCAAGTAAGACAATATAATCCATATTCCAATCACAGTTTCATCATCCCTCTTCACAGCAGCAAAAGGACAAGATTGCCTTCAATGAAAGCTCATTTGTTCATAAAACCATAAATACATACCCTGGGCAACATTAAAAATCTTACATACATAGTACACACTGCCAATGCTTAACATGCCAAATACAATACAGAAGGTGCTTGCCAATTTTTGGAACCTATTCAAACCAATTTTCAACTAGACTCAGCAATATCTACTCTCATGCTAAACATATCCATCATATCTGGCAATTGTTATCACTTTGAGCTTTCACTCTTACTAAATTTAaatcaataataaataaatagttataaGTATTGGAAACTATTCTAGGATCCAACAAACTAGACCTCCAGCGAAAAATAACAATGAAAGAACACCTAAATGGATTAGCCCAAACATAAAAGAGAACAAGCGATACCTTCTCACAAGCAATGGTGCACCGTGGTGCAAAGTAAAGGAAGTATTCCCTTTGGAGCCCTTTAGATTCATCATTCCTGATCTGACTTGTGATGAGTTTCATGAAGCTCAGCTGAGAGCGCACAAGATATACAATTTTTGGGCATTCCGTCTGCAAGGGATCAGAAGAGAGAATTCGCAACTCCGCGCCATACTCCTGATAAGTAGAACAAACCAAATAGTGAGATAAGCAAGTCTGAAATTCCACAAATGAAATGTGGCAATAGCCTCACCGTAGATATAATGCATAAAAGGTATTGCAACGAATATTACAGCAATTCAGAGTTATTGAGACAACATGGCACCATTCAACCTTTAGCAGGGATGTCTGTACGATCAGCGACAGGGTCCCAGCAAGCTTCGGATCAATGACCAGACACTTCTTCCCCCTTATCTGATATACACCACAAAGGAAACTAAATTCCTCAGTTCAGCGTCAACAACAAGACCACTAGAGGCCGTGGACGAGCGAGCAGTGTGAGACAAGAAACTCACGGTTTTTAGGATGCCTATTAGGTCCTTCTGCGACTGCTCCCTGCAATCGGAGCGAACACGCCTGTCAGAATCTAGAGGCGTAACAGATAGGAGGCGAAAAGAATAGGGAGCACCTGAGGGCCGCAAGATTGAGCGGCGCATTGTCCAGGTTGGGGATCTGCGCCATCTGTCGAGAGCTGggagagcgagggagagagggtgGGCTCAAGAACTTAGGGAGGgaggacgggggggggggggcggcgcaGGAACGGGCCAACAGCAGAGGAAGAGAGCGAGGCCGGCGCAGCCAAGAGCGCAaggagggagggcggcggcgcggaagaaaggggagggccggcggcgcagcagcagcagcagggggaGGACGGACCGCGCGCGGCGCAGGGGAAATGGATGGAAGGGCAGCGGCGCAGTCTAGGGGTCGGAGGCATATTAGGCtatcaagagcaaatttgctcctcCTCCTTGTTTCCCACGTCTCCTCACATATTTACTGTCTACAGTACGTCTACAGTGCCAAAGAGTACTtttgctccttcatttgctctccccactgtggacggtcttaGGGGGCCTCTTTGCCAGCTCCAGCCGGAGCTCTGCCAAAGGGTGAAAATTTGAGGTGCTCCAGGTCTGGAGCTGCAATCGGCTCCCCGTAGCAGCGACGGAGCTAGGGAAAGGAGGCTTCTCGCGGCTCCGTCTTGAGGCCCACCGGTGTGCTCCCAATTTTCCCCGCAACTTCCAATTAATTACACCAATTTTGCCAATGCCTTCGGGAAAAAAAACGCTTCGGCGCGGCTGCCTCGCTCACCACTCCACGTGAAACAGAACGACACTTCTCTCCCCCCCACTCGGAAACTGACCGGCGGCGCCCGATGAACCCcctccgccggccggcggcgcgccgggagGGCACTCCAGCGAGCGAAATCGACGGATCCACACCTGCAGAGCTCGATCCGGGCATTGGGGGCGGCGGAGAGTTCTCCTACGAGCCGGATGGCACTCTGCGCccaggaggaggcgcggcggccggccaagGTGCATGAGGAGGCGtgacggccggccatggcgcggcgggcggccaaGGTGCAGCGCGGGGGAGGAGCGCGGACACGGCGTGgccgaactcctcggcggctgcCCCAACTGCGTTCCCGCCTAGCGTCGACGTGCTTGGCGGAGGGGGGCCATGGCAGGGCATATTGGATATTTCACATTTTCTATCCATTCATAAAAATCAGCATGAAGCCGTTTTGTCAAACGCTTCACAAAACGGCTCCAGTTCCactagagaagccgctccaccagagaagccggagccggagccgtttttggtggagccggagccctgccaaacaggcccagACCGGACCGGAGTTCGAATCGGCAAGGTTCGCTCTTGTCAATCGTAATAGCATCTCACAGAGCTCTGTGAGTTAGATAAAAAAGGAAGATAAAAAATTCCATCTAACAGAAACTCTATCTACCTCGTCTTCTATTCTCATTTTCTATCCAGAGGTGTAGCTCGACATTTTTGCCTAGCGCTGAGTACTAGCCATCCCTTTTTAAATTTTGGAGAAGCGGTTGGATTTCATTCCCTTCTCACTAGCTATTTCATTTTACATAATAGTTGTATCAAAATTTTAACTATTCatagatacaagagctcttggatATACTCTAAGGATCCGACTGTTTCGAACCAGAGAATTGAACCGCCCACAAATACTTTCAAATCGGTGCAATAtcataatatataataaatgaTTAGCAACATAGAGTTGACTACATGTGCACATAAATTGTTAAATAACATAACTATATAAACAAATTACAACTAATCTAGCCACAAGTCCACAAAAGATACTAAAGAATTATCATTTTGTGTGTTTGTGGTTGTTAACTCAATGATGGccaatatttaataatatattaaaataataatatttcgtAATGCATCATAGCAAGATGTATCTTAATTTAATAAACTCCATAAGTTTTGATGCTCTAAAGTTGTTTAACGGGATTGACGGTGGGTGAGTACCGCCTGTAGGGATTCCGGGGAACCCCCGTTTAGAGATTCGGCCAGGGGTGTAACATGCAGCGAGATCTTCATGTGGGAAGTTCTGTGATACGgtgatttagacaggttcaggccgccgttcgaggcgtaataccctacgtcctgtgttctt
This window contains:
- the LOC120672649 gene encoding vacuolar protein-sorting-associated protein 33 homolog; the protein is MAQIPNLDNAPLNLAALREQSQKDLIGILKTIRGKKCLVIDPKLAGTLSLIVQTSLLKEYGAELRILSSDPLQTECPKIVYLVRSQLSFMKLITSQIRNDESKGLQREYFLYFAPRCTIACEKILEEEKVHQKLTLGEYPLYLVPLDDDVLSFELDHALQECLIEGDTSSIWHVAKAIHKLEFAFGVIPNVRAKGVASTKAAELLNNMQLEDPVNMDDMGIPEINTVILLDREVDMVTPMCSQLTYEGLLDEMLQINNGSVEVDASIMGTQQDGKKVKVPLNSSDKLYKEIRDLNFEVVVQVLRQKATSIQQDYAEVKSTNTQSVSELKDFVRRLHSLPEIARHVHLAQHLQSFTGKPSFHARLDIEQTILEIQNFEICFEYIEEMIHKQEPIENVLRLLVLLSLTNAGLPKKNFDYLRREILHSYGFEHMHLLYNLEKAGLFKRQESRSNWVGITRALQLIVDVHDTTNPSDISYIFSGYAPLSIRLVQHAVRSGWRSIEELLKLLPGPHLDLKRGGSMFDSSLEVQPGSGAQQSIDRVGHRSLVLVVFIGGVTFAEIAALRFLSAQEGMGYDFLVATTKVVNGNTILRPIIANSKEGMM